The uncultured Carboxylicivirga sp. genomic interval TAGAATATAAAATATCTCTTCGCCGCAGTGAAGCTGACTTAATTGAAGTGGTAACAGTTGAAGAGGCAAAAGAAATACAAGCACAGGAATATCATGGAACATTTGATGATGAACTATTAAAGAAATCGGCAACTCATAAACACAAAACCATTAATGTGGCTTTGGTTGGAAACCCTAATTGTGGAAAAACAACCATCTTCAATTTTGCTAGTGGAGCAAAAGAGCATGTTGGGAATTATAGTGGAGTTACAGTAGATTCAAAACTAGCTACGTTTAACCACAATGGTTATAAGTTTAATATCATTGACTTACCGGGCACCTATAGTATATCGGCTTACACTCCTGAAGAAACCTATGTAAGAGAATATATTCTTGGAGAAGCACCCGACATTATCGTAAATGTTGTTGATGGATCTAATTTGGAACGCAATTTATTTTTAACCACTCAACTAATCGATCTTGATTTAAAAGTTGTTGTGGCTTTAAATATGTATGATGAGTTAGAACGGAATGGAGATGATTTTAACTATCATAAACTAGGAAAGATGCTGGGTATTCCCTTTATTCCAACTGTTGGATCAAAGGGAAAAGGATTAGATAATCTTTTTGACAAATTAATAGATGTATATGAAGATAAAGAATCAATTTTACGTCATATTCACATCAACTATGGCGATTTAATTGAAAATGCCATTCAAAAAATTCAGCCACACCTTAAAATCCAAAAGGGTGATATTAAAAACCGCATGTCGCCGCGCTATATTGCTATTCGGGCGCTTGAAAAAGACAAACAGCTACTCGATTTTTTATCTAAAAAGGGTATTTATAACGAATTACTTGTTGAGATAGAAAAACAAGTCAATAAAATTGAAAAGCAAATCGGTGAAGATACCGAAACATTAATTACCGATGCTAAATTTGGGTTTGTTGCCGGAGCTTTAAAGGAAACTTTTAAGGAAAAACCACGCACACGCAGACGAACAACCGATTTGATCGATAATGTTTTAACACATAAATACCTGGGATTTCCGTTTTTCATCTTTTTTATGTGGCTTATGTTTATGGCTACATTTCGCTTGGGCGAATATCCGATGAATTGGATTGATGCCGGTGTTGGTGCTTTATCAGACTATCTATCGAATACCATGGCCGAAGGTTCTTTTAAACACTTATTGGTTGATGGAATTATTGGAGGTGTTGGTGGTGTCATCATATTTTTACCCAATATTCTGATTTTATTTTTGTTTATCTCCTTTATGGAAGATACCGGTTATATGGCTCGAGCGGCCTTTATTATGGATCGTATCATGCATAAAATGGGTTTACATGGTAAATCGTTTATTCCACTGGTAATGGGTTTTGGTTGCAACGTTCCGGCCATAATGGCAACTCGTACCATCGAAAACCGAAATAACCGGATACTAACGATGCTTATCAATCCATTTATGTCGTGCAGTGCCCGTTTACCGGTTTACATTCTAATTATTGGAGCATTTTTTCCTGAGCATGCCAGTACGGTATTATTTGCAATGTATGGTTTGGGTATTCTAATAGCTGTAATTATGGCTCGCCTGTTCAAACGATTATTATTTAAGCATGATGATGTACCATTTGTAATGGAGCTTCCTCCCTATCGAGTACCAACTTTACGAAATTCACTTCGTCATATGTGGCATAAGGGATACCAGTATCTTAAAAAGATGGGAGGAATCATCTTAGTAGCTTCCATCATTATATGGTTTTTAGGATATTATCCTCAAAATACAGAATTAGCCAATAAATACGATTCTCAGATAGAGCAATTACAATTAACAAAAGCTAATTCAGCTGATTCTTTACAAAAACAGAATATCCAAAAACATATTGTTCAGCTTCATGCCGAAAAAATGAGTAAGCTTCAGGAAGAGACTTACATTGGTCAATTGGGACAAGTAATTAAACCTGTAATTAAACCTTTAGGTTTCGATTGGAAAATGGGTGTTAGTTTAATAACCGGAGTTGCAGCAAAAGAGATTG includes:
- the feoB gene encoding ferrous iron transport protein B, coding for MKLSELTNGNEGVIVKVKGHGAFRKRILEMGFVKGKKVTVIKNAPLRDPIEYQILEYKISLRRSEADLIEVVTVEEAKEIQAQEYHGTFDDELLKKSATHKHKTINVALVGNPNCGKTTIFNFASGAKEHVGNYSGVTVDSKLATFNHNGYKFNIIDLPGTYSISAYTPEETYVREYILGEAPDIIVNVVDGSNLERNLFLTTQLIDLDLKVVVALNMYDELERNGDDFNYHKLGKMLGIPFIPTVGSKGKGLDNLFDKLIDVYEDKESILRHIHINYGDLIENAIQKIQPHLKIQKGDIKNRMSPRYIAIRALEKDKQLLDFLSKKGIYNELLVEIEKQVNKIEKQIGEDTETLITDAKFGFVAGALKETFKEKPRTRRRTTDLIDNVLTHKYLGFPFFIFFMWLMFMATFRLGEYPMNWIDAGVGALSDYLSNTMAEGSFKHLLVDGIIGGVGGVIIFLPNILILFLFISFMEDTGYMARAAFIMDRIMHKMGLHGKSFIPLVMGFGCNVPAIMATRTIENRNNRILTMLINPFMSCSARLPVYILIIGAFFPEHASTVLFAMYGLGILIAVIMARLFKRLLFKHDDVPFVMELPPYRVPTLRNSLRHMWHKGYQYLKKMGGIILVASIIIWFLGYYPQNTELANKYDSQIEQLQLTKANSADSLQKQNIQKHIVQLHAEKMSKLQEETYIGQLGQVIKPVIKPLGFDWKMGVSLITGVAAKEIVVSTMAVLYQSDDGDENNTHLMKRLREEKYDNGQMVFNKVNALAFLVFILIYFPCVAVIAAIKKESGTWKWALFTIVYTTGLAWILAFTVNHIGNWMF